In the Emys orbicularis isolate rEmyOrb1 chromosome 3, rEmyOrb1.hap1, whole genome shotgun sequence genome, one interval contains:
- the IL22RA2 gene encoding interleukin-22 receptor subunit alpha-2, producing MLSIHAAALLTVLIKHYPLYLLINLLWTGVTVSGNRELQELIKPQKVEFHSLNFNNTLHWQPGRAATGDIIYFVQYKVYGQSQWKNKEECWGIREVFCDLTHQTSDIREPYYGRVKSVSAGVHSDWNTSSRFTPWRETKIGPPSVNVTPRNKSIKLKLQAPNSPYTRRRGSKIPMTNYYDLLYRVFLINNMLNEKTKILAYEGTDKVVKIEDLKPEVSYCVVVATYLPVLDRSSVYSSKKCTVPL from the exons ATGCTCTCCATCCATGCAGCTGCTCTTCTAACCGTGCTGATTAAACACTACCCCCTGTACTTATTGATAAATTTGCTTTGGACTGGTGTAACTG TTTCAGGAAATCGAGAATTGCAGGAATTAATTAAACCACAAAAGGTCGAATTTCACTCATTAAACTTCAACAATACCTTGCATTGGCAGCCTGGGAGGGCTGCCACAGGTGACATTATCTACTTTGTGCAGTACAAAGT gtATGGGCAAAGCCAatggaaaaataaagaagaaTGTTGGGGTATTCGTGAAGTTTTTTGTGACCTAACACATCAGACATCTGATATCAGAGAACCTTATTATGGCAGAGTGAAATCTGTTTCAGCTGGAGTCCATTCAGATTGGAACACCAGCAGCAGATTTACTCCATGGAGGGAAA CAAAGATAGGACCTCCATCAGTAAATGTGACTCCTAGAAACAAATCCATAAAATTAAAGCTCCAGGCTCcaaattcaccttatacaaggaGAAGAGGCAGCAAGATACCAATGACAAACTATTATGATCTATTATATCGAGTGTTTCTAATCAACAACATGCTAAATGAA AAAACCAAAATACTGGCGTATGAAGGAACAGACAAAGTTGTTAAAATAGAAGATTTGAAACCTGAAGTCAGCTACTGTGTAGTGGTTGCAACCTACTTGCCAGTGCTGGACCGCAGCAGTGTGTACAGCAGTAAGAAATGCACGGTACCCCTATGA